A region from the Brassica napus cultivar Da-Ae chromosome C8, Da-Ae, whole genome shotgun sequence genome encodes:
- the LOC125591641 gene encoding WAT1-related protein At1g43650-like isoform X1: MMMKHKANMAMVFVQIIYAGMPLLSKVAISQGTNPFVFVFYRQAFAALALSPFAFFLESAKSSPLSFILLLKIFMISLFGLTLSLNLYYVAIDNTTATFAAATTNAIPSITFVLALLFRLEAVTLKKSYGLAKVFGSMVGMLGALVFAFVKGPSLINHYSNTTIPNKAVPSTKNSVKGSITMLAANTCWCLWIVLQSKVMKEYTAKLRLVTLQCVFSCMQTAVWAVAVNRSPSVWKIEFGLPLLSMAYCGIMVTGFTYWLQVWAIEKKGPVFTALYTPLALIITCIVSSFLFKETLYLGSVCGAFLLVCGLYIGIWGKTKEDEVQIYGEKQSQQEIKEEIIV; the protein is encoded by the exons ATGATGATGAAGCACAAAGCCAACATGGCAATGGTGTTTGTACAGATTATATACGCAGGAATGCCATTGCTCTCAAAAGTGGCTATCTCTCAAGGGACCAACCCTTTTGTCTTTGTTTTCTACCGACAAGCCTTCGCTGCTCTGGCGTTGTCCCCTTTCGCATTCTTCCTTGAAAG cGCCAAATCATCTCCTCTGTCGTTCATCTTGCTGCTGAAAATTTTCATGATCTCCTTATTCGG ACTCACGCTAAGTCTCAATCTCTACTATGTGGCCATCGACAACACCACGGCCACTTTTGCAGCAGCAACCACCAACGCCATTCCCTCTATCACCTTCGTATTGGCTCTTCTTTTCAG ATTAGAGGCGGTGACGTTAAAGAAGTCATACGGACTAGCGAAAGTATTTGGTTCGATGGTTGGTATGTTGGGCGCATTAGTGTTCGCCTTTGTGAAAGGGCCAAGTTTGATCAATCATTATAGCAACACGACCATTCCAAACAAAGCCGTTCCATCAACAAAAAATTCTGTAAAAGGATCAATCACTATGCTTGCCGCCAATACCTGCTGGTGTTTGTGGATTGTATTGCAG AGCAAGGTGATGAAAGAATACACAGCGAAGTTGCGATTGGTAACACTTCAATGCGTCTTCAGTTGTATGCAAACCGCAGTTTGGGCAGTCGCAGTGAACAGAAGTCCATCAGTTTGGAAGATCGAATTTGGCTTACCTCTTTTATCAATGGCCTATTGT GGAATTATGGTAACTGGATTCACCTATTGGTTACAAGTATGGGCTATAGAGAAGAAAGGACCAGTATTCACTGCACTCTACACTCCTTTAGCTCTCATCATTACATGCATCGTCTCATCTTTCCTTTTTAAGGAAACACTTTATCTTGGAAG TGTTTGTGGAGCATTTTTGTTGGTGTGTGGACTATACATTGGTATATGGGGTAAAACTAAAGAAGACGAAGTACAAATATATGGGGAAAAACAAAGTCAACAAGAGATTAAAGAAGAGATTATCGTCTAA
- the LOC125591641 gene encoding WAT1-related protein At1g43650-like isoform X2 — MMMKHKANMAMVFVQIIYAGMPLLSKVAISQGTNPFVFVFYRQAFAALALSPFAFFLERLTLSLNLYYVAIDNTTATFAAATTNAIPSITFVLALLFRLEAVTLKKSYGLAKVFGSMVGMLGALVFAFVKGPSLINHYSNTTIPNKAVPSTKNSVKGSITMLAANTCWCLWIVLQSKVMKEYTAKLRLVTLQCVFSCMQTAVWAVAVNRSPSVWKIEFGLPLLSMAYCGIMVTGFTYWLQVWAIEKKGPVFTALYTPLALIITCIVSSFLFKETLYLGSVCGAFLLVCGLYIGIWGKTKEDEVQIYGEKQSQQEIKEEIIV, encoded by the exons ATGATGATGAAGCACAAAGCCAACATGGCAATGGTGTTTGTACAGATTATATACGCAGGAATGCCATTGCTCTCAAAAGTGGCTATCTCTCAAGGGACCAACCCTTTTGTCTTTGTTTTCTACCGACAAGCCTTCGCTGCTCTGGCGTTGTCCCCTTTCGCATTCTTCCTTGAAAG ACTCACGCTAAGTCTCAATCTCTACTATGTGGCCATCGACAACACCACGGCCACTTTTGCAGCAGCAACCACCAACGCCATTCCCTCTATCACCTTCGTATTGGCTCTTCTTTTCAG ATTAGAGGCGGTGACGTTAAAGAAGTCATACGGACTAGCGAAAGTATTTGGTTCGATGGTTGGTATGTTGGGCGCATTAGTGTTCGCCTTTGTGAAAGGGCCAAGTTTGATCAATCATTATAGCAACACGACCATTCCAAACAAAGCCGTTCCATCAACAAAAAATTCTGTAAAAGGATCAATCACTATGCTTGCCGCCAATACCTGCTGGTGTTTGTGGATTGTATTGCAG AGCAAGGTGATGAAAGAATACACAGCGAAGTTGCGATTGGTAACACTTCAATGCGTCTTCAGTTGTATGCAAACCGCAGTTTGGGCAGTCGCAGTGAACAGAAGTCCATCAGTTTGGAAGATCGAATTTGGCTTACCTCTTTTATCAATGGCCTATTGT GGAATTATGGTAACTGGATTCACCTATTGGTTACAAGTATGGGCTATAGAGAAGAAAGGACCAGTATTCACTGCACTCTACACTCCTTTAGCTCTCATCATTACATGCATCGTCTCATCTTTCCTTTTTAAGGAAACACTTTATCTTGGAAG TGTTTGTGGAGCATTTTTGTTGGTGTGTGGACTATACATTGGTATATGGGGTAAAACTAAAGAAGACGAAGTACAAATATATGGGGAAAAACAAAGTCAACAAGAGATTAAAGAAGAGATTATCGTCTAA